A DNA window from Zingiber officinale cultivar Zhangliang chromosome 3A, Zo_v1.1, whole genome shotgun sequence contains the following coding sequences:
- the LOC122050579 gene encoding protein LATERAL ORGAN BOUNDARIES-like, which translates to MGQQKTQTAGCAACNHMHHRCLPNCIFAPYFPATNPSFSYISQVYSLQQRRNPRPQGLTHRTHEDFRERTSRKAEARIRNPSLDASATAALGSDRTRIQEINEAQFSAANYQPPLEQQYWHQMTTMTAQSYHEQPDDFPTQPDFQTQSYHEHL; encoded by the exons ATGGGGCAGCAGAAGACTCAGACGGCAGGGTGTGCGGCGTGCAATCACATGCACCACAGATGTCTGCCGAATTGCATATTCGCACCGTATTTCCCGGCGACCAACCCGTCGTTCAGCTACATCAGTCAAGTCTACTCGTTGCAGCAAAGGCGAAACCCTCGTCCCCAAGGCCTCACCCACCGGACTCACG AAGATTTTAGAGAACGCACCAGTCGAAAAGCGGAGGCCCGCATACGTAACCCTAGTTTGGATGCGTCGGCTACTGCAGCATTGGGCTCAGATCGAACGCGAATTCAGGAGATCAACGAGGCCCAATTTTCCGCCGCCAACTATCAGCCACCGCTGGAACAGCAATATTGGCATCAGATGACGACGATGACAGCGCAGTCGTATCATGAGCAGCCAGACGATTTTCCGACGCAGCCTGATTTTCAGACGCAGTCATATCATGAGCACCTCTGA